The window CGATCCAGCGCAGGGCCGCCGGGTCCACGAGCTCGTTGGCGAGGAAGATCCGCTGGGTTCCGTACGCCCGCGCCACCCGCACCTGGTGCGGCACCGCGAGCGTGATGCCCCACGCGCCGTGCTCGATCTGGCGCTGGAACAGCTGGGGGGCCATGGAGGTCTTGCCGTGCGGGGCGAAGGCGAGGCCGTGGCGGACGGCGTACGCCTCCATGAGGTCGAGGTTGTGCTCCAGGCGCTCGGCGGAGAGCGCGAGGACGGGGGTGGCGAAGCCGCCGGTGAAGAGGTTGCGGCGCTGGGCGGCCAGCTCGGCGACGGTCAGGCCGTCGGCGTCCGGGGGGAGGCCCTTGAAGCGGTGATCGACGCGTTCCTCGGCCAGTCGGACGAGCGCCTCGTTGCTCATGGAACCTCCCTGATCTGGGGTGTTGCAGTCTATGCAACACCCATTGCGTATATCGCTTACCGCTGTCTAACATCTCGGCCACGCGGGGTCAACGAAAGCCGCGTCCCGCTGAGCCGCCGAGGAGCTACGACCATCGTGACTGCCACCGGACCGTGCAATGGCCTCGGCGTCGTCGACGTTGTCGCGCTCGGCGAGTCCATGGTCACGTTCCTGCCCACGCGGCCGGGGCGCCTCGCCGATGTGCCCTCGTTCGAGCGGGGGATCGGGGGTGCGGAGTCCAATGTCGCGTGCGGGCTCGCTGCCGCCGGGCACGCCGTGCGGTGGGTGAGCCGGGTGGGGGCGGACGGGTTCGGCGACCACTTGGTGGAGGCGATCGGCGGGTACGGCGTCGACGTCTCGGCCGTACGCCGGGATCCGGTGCGGCCGACGGGGGTGTACTTCCGCACGGCCGGGGACCGGGCGACGGACGCGCACGAGGTGGCGTACTACCGGGCGGGGTCGGCGGCGTCGGCGATGTCCGTGGAGAACGTGGATCCGGAGGCGGTGCGGGCCGCGCGGGTGCTGCATCTGTCGGGGATCACGGCGGCGTTGTCGGAGGGGTGCCTGGGGCTGCTGCGGCAGCTGACCGCTCCGGACGAGGGCCGCCCGCTGGTCTCCTTCGACGTGAACCACCGGGCCGGCCTGTGGCAGGACGCCGACGGTCCGCTGGTGCTGCTGGAGCTGGCACGCGGGGCGGACATCGTGTTCGTGGGCGTTGACGAGGCGGAGGAGGCCTGGGGGGTGACGGGAGGTCCGGAGTCGATCCGGGAGGCGCTGCCGGAGCCGCGGGTGTTGGTCGTGAAGGACGGGGGGCGTGGAGCGACCGTGTTCGCCTCGGCCGCGGGCGATCGTGCCGCCAGGGCGGCTCCCGGCCCGCAGAGGGACGGCAGCCCGTCGGCGCCGGGCGGTGCGACCCGCCCCCGGCCTCCGCTCGCGCCGGGCGCCTCACGAAGCCACCCCGCCGGAGCTGCCCCGGCGTCAGACGCGGACATGACGCCGGACGCGGACATGACGCCGGACGCGGACATGACGCCGGACGCGGACATGACGCCGGACGCCGGCACGACGCCGACCACCTTCGTCCCCGCCCTCCACGTCGAGGTCGCGGCGGCCACCGGCGCAGGCGACGCCTTCGCCGCCGGCTTCCTCTCCGCCACCCTCCGCGCCCTCCCCCTCCGCGACCGCCTCCGGCACGGTCACCTCTGGGCTGCCGCCGCCCTCACCGCCCCCGGCGACCTAGCCGCACCCCCCTCCCGCGACCACGCCGACCGCCTGGTCGCCCTCGACGACCCCGCGTGGGAGAAACTTCGACTCGGCCCCGGCTGGACGCAAGCCACT of the Streptomyces sp. T12 genome contains:
- a CDS encoding PfkB family carbohydrate kinase encodes the protein MVTFLPTRPGRLADVPSFERGIGGAESNVACGLAAAGHAVRWVSRVGADGFGDHLVEAIGGYGVDVSAVRRDPVRPTGVYFRTAGDRATDAHEVAYYRAGSAASAMSVENVDPEAVRAARVLHLSGITAALSEGCLGLLRQLTAPDEGRPLVSFDVNHRAGLWQDADGPLVLLELARGADIVFVGVDEAEEAWGVTGGPESIREALPEPRVLVVKDGGRGATVFASAAGDRAARAAPGPQRDGSPSAPGGATRPRPPLAPGASRSHPAGAAPASDADMTPDADMTPDADMTPDADMTPDAGTTPTTFVPALHVEVAAATGAGDAFAAGFLSATLRALPLRDRLRHGHLWAAAALTAPGDLAAPPSRDHADRLVALDDPAWEKLRLGPGWTQATERADEEVRTP